One window of Marmota flaviventris isolate mMarFla1 chromosome 5, mMarFla1.hap1, whole genome shotgun sequence genomic DNA carries:
- the LOC114082157 gene encoding LOW QUALITY PROTEIN: zinc finger protein 709-like (The sequence of the model RefSeq protein was modified relative to this genomic sequence to represent the inferred CDS: inserted 1 base in 1 codon): protein MRSTERMSGLPRRRKMNSVVFEDVAVKFTQEEWALLEPSQKSLHRDVMQEVLRNLASIGDTWEDQNMEYQNTNTERDVRPILSHSANKPYENEECGRKLYECKEKRKSSISFTSVPCQVSEHTVNGPNGGLTFGREFSCSRCFKKYQPSHTGEQPPGCKQCGGAITISNNLQMHVQTPTGEMTYRCKQCGKAFTHSYSLQIHKQTHTREKRYECKECGKAFSKFSYFRIHKRTHTGEKPCECKQYGKVCTCSSELQVHERIHTGEKPYECKQCGKAFTRAFHFHSHERTHTGEKPYECIHCAKAFCTSSSLHIHIRIHTREKPYECKQCGKAFLSYSTLWKHEQIHTGKKPHECKECGKLFTSSYELQVHIRTHTGEKPYKCKQCGKAFIRSSCLHSHEKTHTGEKPYKCKQCAKAFTTSSKLQLHERIHTGERPYECEQCTKAFTCSSSLRIHKRTHTGEKPYECKQCGKAFSSPGTLRIHKRTHTGEKPYECKQCGKAFTRLSYCHSHERIHTGEKPHECKECGKVFTFSYELQVHKRTHTGEKPYKCKQCGKAFIRSSCLHSHEKTHTGEKPYECKQCAKSFTTPSKLQMHERTHTGERPYECEQCTKAFTCSSSLRTHKRTHTGEKPYECKQCGKAFSSSGTLRIHERTHTGEKPYECKQCGKAFARLFNCHSHERTXYWREALWM from the exons AATTCAGTGgtctttgaggatgtggctgtgaagTTCACCCAGGAGGAGTGGGCTTTGCTGGAACCTTCCCAGAAGAGTCTCCACAGAGATGTGATGCAGGAAGTCCTTAGAAACCTGGCTTCTATAG GAGACACATGGGAGGACCAGAACATGGAATATCAGAATACAAATACTGAGAGAGACGTAAG GCCCATCTTATCTCACTCTGCAAACAAACCATATGAGAATGAGGAGTGTGGAAGAAAGCTATATGAAtgtaaagagaagagaaaatcctCCATTTCTTTCACAAGTGTTCCATGCCAGGTGTCAGAGCACACCGTAAATGGACCTAATGGAGGTCTGACATTTGGAAGAGAGTTCAGTTGTTCcaggtgttttaaaaaatatcaaccaTCTCATACTGGAGAGCAGCCACCTGGATGTAAGCAATGTGGAGGCGCCATTACTATTTCAAATAACCTTCAAATGCATGTACAAACTCCTACTGGAGAGATGACTTACAgatgtaaacaatgtgggaaagccttcactcaTTCATATTCTCTTCAAATACATAAGCAAACTCATACAAGAGAGAAGCGctatgaatgtaaagaatgtggtaaAGCCTTTAGTAAATTCTCCTACTTTCGAATacataaacgaactcacactggagagaagccctgtgAATGTAAACAGTATGGTAAAGTCTGCACATGTTCCTCTGAACTTCAAGTACATGAACgaattcatacaggagagaagccatatgaatgtaagcagtgtggtaAAGCCTTCACTCGGGCTTTTCACTTTCACTcacatgaaagaactcatactggagagaagccttatgaaTGTATACACTGTGCAAAAGCCTTCTGTACGTCCTCTTCTCTTCATATACATATACGGATTCATACaagagagaagccctatgaatgtaagcagtgtgggaaagcctttctTTCTTACAGTACACTTTGGAAGCATGAACAGATTCACACTGGGAAGAAGCCCcatgaatgtaaagaatgtggtaaACTCTTCACTTCTTCTTATGAACTTCAAGTACATATAAGAACTCATACAGGAGAGAAGCCATataaatgtaagcagtgtggcaaagccttcattCGGTCATCTTGCCTTCAttcacatgaaaaaactcatactggagagaagccgtataaatgtaaacaatgtgCAAAAGCCTTCACTACATCCTCTAAACTTCAATTACATgaaagaattcatactggagagaggcCCTATGAATGTGAACAATGTACAAAAGCCTTCACTTGTTCTTCTTCCCTTCGGATACATAAACGAACTCATAccggagagaagccctatgaatgtaagcagtgcgGCAAAGCCTTTAGCTCACCTGGTACCCTTCGCATACATaaaagaacacatactggagagaagccctatgaatgtaaacaatgtgggaaagccttcactcgGTTATCTTACTGTCACTCACATGaacgaattcatactggagagaagccccatgaatgtaaagaatgtggtaaAGTCTTCACTTTTTCCTATGAACTTCAAGTGCATaaaagaactcatactggagagaagccatataaatgtaagcagtgtggcaaagccttcattCGGTCATCTTgccttcactcacatgaaaaaactcacactggagagaagccctatgaatgtaaacaatgtgcaAAATCCTTCACTACACCCTCTAAACTTCAAATGCAtgaaagaactcatactggagagaggcCCTATGAATGTGAACAATGTACAAAAGCCTTCACTTGTTCTTCTTCCCTTCGTACACATAAACGAACTCATAccggagagaagccctatgaatgtaagcagtgcgGCAAAGCCTTTAGCTCATCTGGTACCCTTCGaatacatgaaagaactcatactggagagaagccctatgaatgtaaacaatgtgggaaagccttcgcTCGGTTATTTAACTGTCACTCacatgaacgaa catactggagagaggcCCTATGGATGTAA